A genomic region of Cydia amplana chromosome 27, ilCydAmpl1.1, whole genome shotgun sequence contains the following coding sequences:
- the LOC134660453 gene encoding adenosine 5'-monophosphoramidase HINT1-like, producing the protein MLTKVIQRALKFRCKRSYPTNIYDISRGSAFAIRRPYSDEVKKAQVQSVSTPGPTIFDKILSREINADIIYEDDLCMAFNDITPQAPVHFLVIPKRRIPRLQDAEESDKELLGHLMSVARALATARAPLGWRLVVNNGREGAQSVYHLHLHILGGRQMGWPPG; encoded by the exons ATGCTTACCAAAGTGATCCAACGGGCCCTAAAATTCCGTTGCAAACGGAGCTACCCGACCAACATCTACGATATATCCCGCGGGTCTGCCTTCGCCATCCGCCGCCCTTACAGCGATGAAGTGAAGAAAGCGCAAGTACAAAGTGTATCGACGCCGGGCCCGACGATCTTCGACAAGATTTTGTCGCGCGAGATAAACGCCGATATAATTTATGAAGATGATCTGTGTATGGCGTTTAATGATATAACTCCGCAGGCGCCGGTACATTTTCTGGTGATACCTAAGAGGAGGATACCAAGGTTGCAGGACGCGGAAGAAAGTGATAAAGAG CTCCTCGGGCACCTGATGTCCGTCGCCCGCGCGCTGGCcactgcgcgcgcgccgctcggCTGGCGTCTCGTCGTCAACAACGGCAGAGAGGGCGCGCAGAGCGTCTACCATCTGCACCTGCATATTCTGGGGGGCCGGCAGATGGGCTGGCCACCAGGCTAA